The Caretta caretta isolate rCarCar2 chromosome 10, rCarCar1.hap1, whole genome shotgun sequence genome has a window encoding:
- the RMI2 gene encoding recQ-mediated genome instability protein 2 isoform X1 — protein sequence MAGEPRSPPVKVLAAQLKRCRRAAGGPWLLGREEAGQGPLAVPVVWMQGTVLAVEAGGARGGSARLQDESGPFTVLGVERVPKGRPCLSAGKYVMVMGLVHSCSPEPILQAVKMTDLSDNPIHRSMWSFEVEDLHRNIS from the exons ATGGCCGGGGAGCCGCGCAGCCCGCCGGTGAAGGTGCTGGCCGCCCAGCTGAAGCGGTGCCGGCGGGCCGCGGGCGGGCCGTGGCTGCTGGGACGGGAGGAGGCCGGGCAGGGCCCGCTGGCGGTGCCGGTGGTGTGGATGCAGGGCACGGTGCTGGCGGTGGAGGCCGGGGGCGCCCGGGGCGGCTCGGCCCGGCTGCAGGACGAGAGCGGCCCCTTCACGGTGCTGGGGGTGGAGCGGGTCCCCAAAGGGCGGCCGTGCCTCAGCGCAG GAAAGTATGTAATGGTGATGGGCTTGGTACACTCCTGCAGTCCAGAGCCTATTCTTCAAGCCGTGAAGATGACAGATCTTTCTGATAATCCTATTCACAGAAGCATGTGGAGCTTTGAAGTGGAGGATTTGCACAGAAACATTTCCTAG
- the RMI2 gene encoding recQ-mediated genome instability protein 2 isoform X2, with protein sequence MAGEPRSPPVKVLAAQLKRCRRAAGGPWLLGREEAGQGPLAVPVVWMQGTVLAVEAGGARGGSARLQDESGPFTVLGVERVPKGRPCLSAGRNAETKFLDTLNDCFLEQLVQEPTRGAATLHLLLSGAQDLVREESM encoded by the exons ATGGCCGGGGAGCCGCGCAGCCCGCCGGTGAAGGTGCTGGCCGCCCAGCTGAAGCGGTGCCGGCGGGCCGCGGGCGGGCCGTGGCTGCTGGGACGGGAGGAGGCCGGGCAGGGCCCGCTGGCGGTGCCGGTGGTGTGGATGCAGGGCACGGTGCTGGCGGTGGAGGCCGGGGGCGCCCGGGGCGGCTCGGCCCGGCTGCAGGACGAGAGCGGCCCCTTCACGGTGCTGGGGGTGGAGCGGGTCCCCAAAGGGCGGCCGTGCCTCAGCGCAG gaagaaatgcagagacaaaatttcttgatactttaaatgactgcttcttggagcagctggtacaggaacccacaaggggagcgGCAACTCTCCATCTactcctgagtggagcgcaggatctggtccgagag GAAAGTATGTAA